The following proteins are encoded in a genomic region of Sesamum indicum cultivar Zhongzhi No. 13 linkage group LG8, S_indicum_v1.0, whole genome shotgun sequence:
- the LOC105167647 gene encoding LOW QUALITY PROTEIN: cystathionine gamma-synthase 1, chloroplastic-like (The sequence of the model RefSeq protein was modified relative to this genomic sequence to represent the inferred CDS: deleted 1 base in 1 codon), whose product MAASSCARAFPSFEARSDPDFSRPEIPSTGCGRKANSPVLRTAHGLSSLIFKFPPNFVRQLSTKARRNCSNIGVAQVVAASWSNNQAASGFTPAASAVDAAGAAFPVRAAAPAAVAPVEVETGLVEVAEDASCNAENVKLEGSPSLEYASFLSSDGSVAIHAGERLGRGIVTDAITTPVVNTSAYFFKKTADLIDFKEKRRASFEYGRYGNYTTIVAEQKISALEGAESTILMASGMCASTVMLMALVPAGGHLVTTTDCYRKTRIFIETVLPKMGITATVIDPADIGGLESALENNNVTLFFTESPTNPFLRCVDIEHVSKLCHDKGALVCIDGTFATPLNQKALALGADIVLHSATKFIGGHNDVLAGSISGPEKLISVVRNLHHILGGALNPNAAYLIIRGMKTLHLRVQQQNTTAQRMAEILEAHPKVRRVYYPGLASHPEHELAKRQMNGFGGVVSFEVDGDLLTTAKFVDALRIPYIAPSFGGCESIVDQPAIMSYWDLSQSERAKYGIMDNLVRFSFGVEDFEDLKADILQALETI is encoded by the exons ATGGCCGCGTCTAGCTGCGCAAGGGCATTTCCCTCCTTCGAGGCCCGTTCAGATCCCGATTTCTCCCGACCGGAGATTCCTTCTACCGGATGCGGCAGAAAGGCCAACTCTCCCGTTCTTCGGACTGCGCACGGCTTGTCTTCCCTGATTTTTAAGTTTCCCCCCAATTTCGTTCGTCAGCTGAGCACTAAGGCGCGGAGGAATTGCAGCAACATCGGCGTGGCTCAGGTGGTGGCCGCTTCGTGGTCGAACAACCAAGCCGCCTCGGGATTCACTCCGGCGGCTAGTGCTGTCGATGCGGCAGGCGCCGCCTTCCCGGTCCGAGCCGCC GCGCCAGCCGCCGTCGCGCCGGTTGAGGTTGAGACTGGCTTGGTGGAGGTGGCTGAGGATGCGTCTTGTAATGCCGAAAATGTAAAGCTTGAGGGTTCGCCTTCTTTAGAATACGCTTCTTTTTTGAGTTCCGATGGCAGCGTTGCGATTCATGCTG GTGAAAGATTGGGTCGCGGCATTGTTACTGACGCAATAACTACCCCTGTTGTCAATACATCGGCttatttcttcaagaaaacTGCTGATCTCATTGATTTTAAG GAAAAAAGACGTGCAAGTTTTGAATATGGGCGCTATGGGAATTACACTACTATTGTTGCAGAACAGAAGATAAG TGCACTGGAAGGGGCTGAATCAACTATTTTGATGGCATCTGGAATGTGTGCTAGCACTGTCATGTTGATGGCATTGGTCCCTGCTGGGGGGCATTTAGTGACTACCACTGACTGCTATAGGAAGACTCGGATATTCATTGAGACTGTTCTTCCTAAAATGGGGATCACT GCAACAGTCATTGATCCTGCAGATATTGGAGGTCTGGAGTCTGCCTTAGAGAATAACAAT GTGACACTTTTCTTTACGGAGTCCCCTACCAATCCCTTTCTGAGATGTGTTGACATTGAGCATGTATCAAAGCTTTGTCATGACAAAGGAGCCTTAGTGTGCATAGATGGGACGTTTGCAACTCCTCTTAACCAGAAGGCCCTGGCACTTGGTGCAGATATCGTTCTGCACTCTGCAACAAAATTCATTGGGGGCCACAATGAT GTTCTTGCAGGATCGATCAGTGGCCCTGAGAAGTTGATTTCAGTTGTTCGTAACTTGCACCATATTCTCGGCGGTGCTCTTAATCCT AATGCTGCATATCTGATCATCAGGGGCATGAAGACGCTGCATCTTCGTGTACAGCAACAAAACACAACAGCACAGAGGATGGCCGAGATTTTAGAGGCACATCCCAAG GTTAGGCGTGTCTATTACCCAGGCCTGGCAAGTCATCCAGAACATGAGCTTGCTAAGAGGCAAATGAATGGTTTTGGTGGTGTGGTTAGTTTTGAG GTTGATGGAGACCTGCTGACCACCGCAAAATTTGTTGATGCTCTGAGAATTCCATACATAGCCCCTTCCTTTGGAGGCTGTGAGAGCATTGTTGATCAACCGGCTATAATGTCTTACTG GGATCTTTCCCAGTCGGAGCGGGCCAAGTATGGAATCATGGACAACTTGGTTCGTTTCAGCTTTGGAGTTGAGGACTTTGAAGACTTGAAAGCTGACATTCTTCAGGCTCTGGAGACGATATAG